In Pseudomonadota bacterium, one DNA window encodes the following:
- a CDS encoding efflux RND transporter permease subunit, with protein MFHSAPTPHRHKTGLIDWFLHNHVAANILMLLFILGGFVSLMNMRTETFPSIDPKLITVSVPYPGATPYEVAEGVTSRVEESLSGINGVKRITATASEGHGTIMVQLTDFVNPDDVYNDVETAVNSLVDFPPEDAERPIITKARATPNVMSLAVHGDVDEKTLKFWVESIEENIRQIPGVAVTVIRGVRDYEISIEVPQAQLDYYDLSLADVRAAVQAYSVDVPAGQMQTASEDILLRVQEKRYVEDEFKSVAIKTLPDGSVLTLGDVARIVDDFTDTNLISRFNGEAAGFIDVQRADSADTLTVASDIKTYLETVELPKGVTLSLQSDETVALKDRISLMARNGILGFMLVFLILLLFLDLKLAFWTSAAIPISFFGGLMLIHFMGYSMNMITLFALIVVLGVVVDDGIIMGESIFDSQEKRPKDPQSTIIGVRRVLAPVTVGVLTTICAFAPLMFSTGTLGQIIAVIPAVVIPILFISLLEAYFILPAHLSSGTTWSLGIMKDIRNGFSKMLGWFIDYILTPVGKKLLVYRYATLTFFVAAAIIIVSMVQGGVIRFVFFPNVEGDQIKITVTMPQGTPFKLTEHATLEVEKAAIEVRDELDQKRTGGSIYDNLSVTIGATTAETAGPDAGTGGGSANNLGQVIVQLVPSDFRELPASSIGNMIRDKLDHLTGVESLDFRSSIIGDEPDVEVWLSHRDEDMLSEAAEKLKAYMQTVDGAVNVKDSFDVGKTEYLFKLNDAGRAVGLTPSELGSQLRAAYFGLEAQRLQRGRNEVVVYVRYPKEDRRDRQSLRSLKIKLPDGRQVPLADVADIETQTGFSQIETYNTRRIVSVTADADIEKTTPTDIMAKLQMDILPTLQDTYQGLQFSFEGESREQSEDLASLGRNMLVALLLIFVLLGAQLRSYVQPFIIMTAIPFGLAGAILGHYILGQDLSFISLFGMVALSGVVVNDSVVLVDYLNTHARSGVDMLESSLRAVQRRFRPILLTTFSTCLGLLPVLMEKSMQAKFLIPMVTSLAMGILFATVVILFLVPCLILVTHDIEKLWKRVFG; from the coding sequence ATGTTCCATTCTGCACCAACGCCGCATCGCCATAAAACAGGTCTAATTGATTGGTTTTTACATAACCATGTCGCTGCCAATATTTTGATGCTTTTGTTTATTCTTGGTGGGTTTGTCAGTTTGATGAACATGCGTACAGAAACGTTTCCAAGTATTGACCCGAAACTGATTACAGTAAGTGTGCCTTACCCAGGTGCAACGCCATATGAAGTGGCGGAAGGTGTAACCAGTCGTGTGGAAGAGTCTCTTTCTGGCATTAATGGCGTAAAACGTATTACGGCAACAGCCTCGGAAGGGCATGGCACAATCATGGTGCAGCTCACAGATTTTGTGAATCCTGATGATGTGTATAACGATGTAGAAACCGCGGTAAACAGTCTTGTTGATTTTCCGCCTGAGGATGCAGAGCGCCCCATTATTACTAAGGCACGTGCAACACCAAACGTGATGTCTCTTGCTGTGCATGGCGATGTGGATGAGAAGACGTTGAAGTTCTGGGTGGAGAGTATTGAAGAAAATATTCGCCAAATTCCGGGTGTGGCTGTCACGGTAATTCGTGGGGTGAGAGACTATGAAATTTCTATTGAAGTGCCGCAAGCGCAGTTGGATTATTACGACCTGTCTTTGGCCGATGTACGTGCGGCTGTTCAGGCTTACTCGGTAGATGTGCCAGCAGGACAAATGCAAACTGCATCAGAGGATATTTTACTTCGTGTTCAGGAAAAACGTTACGTAGAAGATGAGTTTAAAAGCGTCGCGATTAAGACTCTGCCTGATGGTTCAGTGCTGACTCTGGGTGATGTTGCGCGCATTGTTGATGACTTTACAGATACCAATTTGATTAGCCGTTTTAACGGCGAAGCAGCAGGTTTTATTGATGTGCAACGTGCAGATAGCGCAGACACGCTAACTGTTGCCTCTGACATTAAAACATACCTTGAAACTGTAGAGCTTCCAAAAGGTGTAACGCTTTCACTTCAAAGTGATGAAACAGTTGCTTTGAAAGACCGTATCAGCCTTATGGCCCGTAATGGTATTCTTGGATTTATGTTGGTCTTCTTGATCCTTCTTCTCTTCCTAGATCTGAAACTGGCTTTCTGGACAAGTGCTGCGATTCCAATTTCATTCTTTGGTGGTTTGATGTTGATCCACTTCATGGGTTACAGCATGAATATGATTACACTCTTTGCACTCATTGTTGTGCTTGGGGTGGTTGTCGATGATGGCATTATTATGGGTGAGAGTATTTTTGACTCTCAGGAAAAACGCCCGAAAGATCCACAGTCGACTATTATTGGTGTGCGTCGCGTTCTCGCGCCTGTAACGGTGGGGGTACTCACAACCATTTGTGCATTTGCACCGCTTATGTTTAGTACAGGTACGCTAGGGCAAATTATTGCGGTGATTCCTGCAGTGGTGATTCCTATTCTCTTTATCTCACTTCTTGAAGCGTACTTTATTCTACCTGCTCACCTTTCAAGTGGTACAACGTGGAGCCTTGGTATTATGAAGGATATCCGTAATGGATTTTCTAAGATGCTCGGCTGGTTTATTGATTACATTCTGACTCCAGTTGGTAAAAAGCTTCTGGTATATCGCTATGCAACGCTGACGTTCTTTGTGGCGGCAGCAATTATTATTGTCTCTATGGTGCAAGGTGGCGTGATCCGTTTTGTGTTCTTCCCGAATGTTGAAGGCGACCAAATTAAGATTACAGTGACAATGCCGCAAGGAACACCGTTTAAACTCACAGAACATGCGACGCTGGAAGTTGAAAAAGCAGCGATTGAAGTGCGTGATGAATTAGACCAAAAACGTACAGGTGGCAGTATTTACGATAACCTTTCTGTAACAATTGGTGCAACAACAGCAGAAACAGCTGGCCCTGATGCAGGGACTGGTGGTGGCTCTGCTAATAACCTCGGACAGGTGATTGTACAGCTTGTGCCATCTGACTTTAGAGAGCTTCCTGCATCAAGTATCGGAAATATGATTCGTGATAAACTTGACCATCTCACAGGTGTTGAATCTCTCGACTTTAGAAGTTCTATTATTGGTGATGAGCCAGATGTAGAAGTATGGCTCTCTCACCGTGATGAGGACATGTTGAGTGAGGCGGCAGAAAAACTAAAGGCTTACATGCAAACGGTAGACGGTGCCGTGAACGTGAAAGATAGTTTTGATGTGGGTAAGACAGAGTATCTGTTTAAGCTGAATGATGCAGGTCGTGCCGTTGGTCTCACGCCATCTGAGCTTGGTTCACAATTGCGTGCAGCATACTTTGGCCTTGAAGCGCAACGTTTGCAGCGTGGCCGTAATGAAGTGGTTGTGTATGTACGCTACCCGAAAGAAGACCGTCGTGATAGACAGTCTCTGCGTAGCCTTAAAATTAAACTCCCTGATGGACGCCAAGTGCCTTTGGCTGATGTGGCGGATATTGAAACGCAAACTGGGTTCTCACAAATTGAAACCTATAATACGCGCCGTATTGTGAGCGTGACAGCAGATGCAGACATTGAAAAGACAACACCAACAGATATTATGGCGAAGCTGCAAATGGATATTCTGCCAACGCTGCAAGATACCTACCAAGGGCTTCAGTTCTCCTTTGAAGGGGAGAGCCGTGAGCAAAGTGAAGACCTTGCCAGCCTTGGGCGTAACATGCTCGTGGCATTACTTCTTATCTTTGTACTGCTTGGTGCACAGCTGCGAAGTTATGTACAGCCATTTATTATTATGACGGCTATTCCGTTTGGGTTAGCGGGAGCTATTCTTGGTCACTATATTCTCGGACAAGATTTAAGCTTTATTTCACTGTTTGGTATGGTGGCACTGAGCGGAGTTGTGGTAAACGATAGCGTGGTTCTGGTGGATTATCTCAACACACATGCACGAAGTGGTGTGGATATGCTTGAAAGTTCTCTCAGAGCCGTTCAGAGACGTTTCAGACCAATTCTACTCACAACTTTCAGTACATGCCTCGGCCTACTTCCTGTTCTTATGGAGAAAAGCATGCAGGCGAAATTCCTGATCCCGATGGTAACATCTCTTGCGATGGGGATTTTGTTTGCGACAGTTGTGATTCTCTTCCTTGTGCCGTGCCTCATTTTGGTGACGCACGACATTGAGAAACTATGGAAGAGAGTGTTTGGCTAA